Proteins from one Xenopus tropicalis strain Nigerian chromosome 1, UCB_Xtro_10.0, whole genome shotgun sequence genomic window:
- the rab33b gene encoding ras-related protein Rab-33B isoform X1 — protein MSAGSGGDGGLESSLEASISSSCSFGVSRARIFKIIVIGDSNVGKTCLTYRFCTCCFPERTEATIGVDFRERTVDIDGERIKIQLWDTAGQERFRKSMVQHYYRNVHAVVFVYDITNMASFQSLPAWIEECKQHLISNDVPRILVGNKCDLRGSIQVPTDMAQKFADSHSMPMFETSAKNTNDHVEAIFMTLAHKLKSHKPLILSQPPDNMVELNSGPKTLFPCGC, from the exons ATGTCAGCCGGCTCCGGTGGTGATGGAGGGTTGGAGTCCTCCCTGGAAGCAAGTATAAGCAGCTCTTGTTCGTTTGGTGTCTCCCGGGCCAGGATTTTTAAGATCATTGTGATTGGGGACTCAAATGTTGGAAAAACTTGTCTGACTTACCGATTTTGCACCTGCTGCTTTCCGGAAAGGACAGAAGCTACAATAGGGGTGGACTTTCGAGAAAGGACTGTGGATATAGATGGGGAAAGGATCAAG ATTCAGCTGTGGGACACTGCAGGACAGGAACGTTTCCGTAAGAGTATGGTGCAGCATTACTACAGGAATGTGCATGCTGTAGTCTTTGTATATGATATCACCAATATGGCCAGTTTTCAGAGTTTACCTGCCTGGATTGAGGAGTGCAAACAGCACTTAATATCCAATGATGTGCCTCGTATTTTGGTTGGTAATAAATGTGACTTGCGAGGGTCTATCCAGGTTCCCACGGATATGGCTCAGAAGTTTGCTGACTCACACAGCATGCCAATGTTTGAAACTTCAGCCAAGAACACAAATGACCACGTGGAAGCCATCTTCATGACGCTGGCCCACAAACTCAAGAGCCACAAGCCACTAATTTTGAGCCAGCCTCCTGATAATATGGTGGAGTTGAATTCAGGTCCAAAGACTTTGTTTCCATGTGGCTGCtag